The DNA window ATTGGCGCCTTCGTCCTTTCGGCGAAATTCATCGCCGAGGGCAAGCCGCTGATCAACCGAACCAACGGAGGTGGGTAAGACGGTCAGCTCCGTCAAACCGGTTTGAACCAAAACTGTGATTTCGGAAATCAAAGTACCTTTACCGGACTTAAAGTTCGTTACGCCGACGCGAATTTGAAGAATGCGATCAAGAGAGCCAGCAATTGGGTTTCCTTTTGATCCCGTGACTAAAGCGAAAATGCTGAAGCCAAAACAACGTTCAAAGGAGAAGGAAATGACTGCAAGTCTGACGCTCAATAAAATTACCTCCCAGAAAGGCATAAGCATTGCCGAAGCGGCAAACCGGGTGGCCGATCTTGGCTGGACGCCAAGCTACGTGCAGGAGGCAATGACCTTTCCGACCGACTACAAGATCTCGAAGACGCCACGCGACCCGATGAAACAGGTGCTGCGGTCGTATTTCCCGATGCAGGAAGAAAAGGACAACCGCGTTTACGGGGCGTTGGACGCCGCGTTGCGCGGCGACATGTTCCGCAACGTCGAGCCGCGCTGGGTCGAATGGATGAAGCTGTTCCTGGCGATCATCCCGTTCCCGGAGATCTCGGCGGCGCGCTCCATGGCGATGGTCGGTCGGCTGGCGCCGGGCGAGGAATTGCGCACCGGCTTTACCATGCAGATGGTCGACGAGTTCCGCCACTCGACGATCCAGATGAACCTCAAGAAATGGTACATGGAAAATTATATCGATCCCGCCGGATTCGATATCACCGAGGCGGCGTTCGGCAAATGCTATGCCACCACCATCGGGCGGCAGTTCGCCGAGGGCTTCCTGACCGGTGACGCCATCACCGCCGCCAACGTCTATCTGACCGTGGTTGCGGAGACCGCATTCACGAACACACTGTTTGTGGCGATGCCATCGGAAGCCGCGCGCAACGGCGACTACGCACTGCCCACGGTGTTTCTGTCGGTGCAGTCGGATGAGTCCCGCCATATCGGCAACGGTCACTCAATGCTGATGGCGATGATCAACGATCCGTCGAACCATCAATTGCTGGAACGCGATCTGAAGTATGCCTTCTGGCAAAATCACGCGATTGTCGATGCCGCGATCGGGACTTTCATCGAATACGGCACGACCAACCGCGACAAGAACAAGGAATCCTATGCCGAGCTTTGGCATCGCTGGATTTACGAAGACTATTACCGGACCTACATGCTGCCGCTCGAGAAGTACGGCATCAAGATCCATCACGACGACGTCGCCGCCGCCTGGGATCGGATCGTCAAGAAGAACTACGTCCACAAGACCGCGCAGTTCTTCACGGTCGGCTGGTCGGTGAACTTCTGGCGCATCGAAGCCCAGACCGAAAAGGACTTCGAGTGGTTCGAGCACAAATATCCGGGTTGGTATGCCGAATTTGGCGACTTCTGGAAATGGCACGCCAAGCTCAGCGTCCCCGGCGAAACCAACATCCTCTTCAACAGTGAGGTGGGCTATGTGTACCCGCACCGCTGCTGGAGCTGCATGGTTCCCTGCCTGATACGCGAAGACTTCGTCTGCGATGAAGTCGATGGCAAGATGTACACCTATTGCTCGGAAGGCTGCCGATGGACCCACAAGGTCGCATTCTCAGCGGAATATGAAGGCCGAGCCACGCCAGCGATGGGCCGTTTCAGCGGCCGCCGTGAATGGGAAGACTGCTATCACGGCTGGGATGTCGCCGACGCGATCAAGGATCTTGGATTCGTCCGGCCGGACGGCAAGACCCTCATCGCGCAGCCGCATCTGCGCTTCGACTCCAAGGATATGTGGACGCTCGATCACGTGCGCGGACACACGCTTGGCAGCCCGCTGCGCGGATTCCGGGCGCTCTCGCCGATAGAGAGAGAAGTCGCGGTGGCTGATTATCGCAAGGGCTTCACGATCAATCCTTGCCACTGAGCATGACGAACGGAAGGGGCCGCTTCGGCGGCCCCTTTGCCGGCAAGCAGCAAGACCCTCCAGCCATTTTTTCAATCACGACGACGACAGGGCCGACATGATGACGGACGCGCAGGTTCACAAGGTTCGGTTCGAGCCGGTGGGCATCGAGATGGAAGTGGAAGAGGGCGAGACCGTGCTTGACGCAGCGTTTCGTCAGGGCATTTCGCTGATGCACGGTTGCAAGGAAGGACAATGCGGCAGTTGCAAGTCAAAGCTGATCGATGGCGACATCGAGCTGTTGAAATATTCGACCTTCGCCTTGCCGGATTACGAGAGCGAGACCAGCCACGTTCTGTTGTGCCGTACGCACGCCTTCAGCGATGTCAGCTTCGAACTGCTCAATTACGATGAAGACCTGCTCAGCCGTTCGATCGCGGTAAAGTCATTTGCCGGACAGGTCGCAAAAATCAGCGAACTGACGTCCGACATCCGGTTACTGGAAATCGAAATCGAGAAGCCCCTGAAATTCTGGGCCGGCCAATATGTCGATCTGACGCTGGGGGATGGCGCCATCACCCGTGCTTTTTCGATGGCGAACGCGCCCAGCGAAAGCAAAAACCTGCGCTTCATCATCAAGAAATATCCCAATGGGGCGTTTTCGTCGCAACTCGATGGAAAGCTGGGTGTCGGCGACGCCCTGATTGCCAAAGGGCCGTACGGCACCTGCTTCCGGCGCGAGGAGAGGCCCGGGCCGATGTTGTTGATCGGCGGCGGCTCGGGAATGTCGCCGCTGTGGTCGATCCTGGCTGATCACATCGCGAGCGAGGAACAAAGGCCCGTGCGGTTCTTCTACGGCGCTCGCACGCGCGCCGATCTCTTCTACCTCGATGAATTGGCGGCAATCGCCACCAAGCTCAAGGACTTCAAATTCATACCGGCGCTGTCGCACGCGGAGGCGGATGGCGCGTGGGCCGGGGAGACCGGATTCGTCCATGAGGTCGTGTTGCGTCATTTGCGCGAGGAGAAATTGACCGGTGCGATCGACGCCTACGCGTGCGGGCCGACACCCATGATCGACGCCGTGTTGCCGGTCCTGCAAATGAATGGCGTCGAACCGGACCATATCTATTTCGACAAGTTCACGCCGGCGGTGCGATGACGGCGTCCAGAGTTCGTCGCAGAACAAAATAGCAAAAGGGAGCTAGCCATGAGCGTACAAGCGAGCAGAGCGGCCACCAAGCCGGCATTCGTCAAATCAGGAGCCGCAGGGGCCGCGGTATTTCCGGGCTCCGATAGTCGCAAGTACAATTACTTCGAACCCAGGGGCCGCAAGGCGACCCACTACGAAGACATGACGGTCGATGTTCAGCCCGATCCCGAGCGCTATCTTTTGCAGGATTGGATCATCTCTTTCCCCGACGGAACGCCGACATATTGCAAGGACTGGACCGCGGCAAAGAGCTCCAACTGGCACAAATTCCGCGCCGTCGATCAGGAATGGGAACGCACGCATTACCAGCGCCAGTCGACGATTTGCGGCATGGTGCAGAACACCATCGAAAACGGCCGTAAATCCGGTGCGCCCGCTCGCTTCGACTCGGCCTGGGTGAAGATATTGCAGAACCATCTGGGCGCCTACAAGCACGCCGAGTTTGGTCTTGGCACTTCGACCATGCAGGCGCAGCGCTACGGCTATACGCAGATGGTCAACAACGCGATCCTGACCAACTCTTCCTACAAGCTGCGCTTC is part of the Bradyrhizobium canariense genome and encodes:
- a CDS encoding aromatic/alkene/methane monooxygenase hydroxylase/oxygenase subunit alpha, encoding MTASLTLNKITSQKGISIAEAANRVADLGWTPSYVQEAMTFPTDYKISKTPRDPMKQVLRSYFPMQEEKDNRVYGALDAALRGDMFRNVEPRWVEWMKLFLAIIPFPEISAARSMAMVGRLAPGEELRTGFTMQMVDEFRHSTIQMNLKKWYMENYIDPAGFDITEAAFGKCYATTIGRQFAEGFLTGDAITAANVYLTVVAETAFTNTLFVAMPSEAARNGDYALPTVFLSVQSDESRHIGNGHSMLMAMINDPSNHQLLERDLKYAFWQNHAIVDAAIGTFIEYGTTNRDKNKESYAELWHRWIYEDYYRTYMLPLEKYGIKIHHDDVAAAWDRIVKKNYVHKTAQFFTVGWSVNFWRIEAQTEKDFEWFEHKYPGWYAEFGDFWKWHAKLSVPGETNILFNSEVGYVYPHRCWSCMVPCLIREDFVCDEVDGKMYTYCSEGCRWTHKVAFSAEYEGRATPAMGRFSGRREWEDCYHGWDVADAIKDLGFVRPDGKTLIAQPHLRFDSKDMWTLDHVRGHTLGSPLRGFRALSPIEREVAVADYRKGFTINPCH
- a CDS encoding FAD-binding oxidoreductase; its protein translation is MMTDAQVHKVRFEPVGIEMEVEEGETVLDAAFRQGISLMHGCKEGQCGSCKSKLIDGDIELLKYSTFALPDYESETSHVLLCRTHAFSDVSFELLNYDEDLLSRSIAVKSFAGQVAKISELTSDIRLLEIEIEKPLKFWAGQYVDLTLGDGAITRAFSMANAPSESKNLRFIIKKYPNGAFSSQLDGKLGVGDALIAKGPYGTCFRREERPGPMLLIGGGSGMSPLWSILADHIASEEQRPVRFFYGARTRADLFYLDELAAIATKLKDFKFIPALSHAEADGAWAGETGFVHEVVLRHLREEKLTGAIDAYACGPTPMIDAVLPVLQMNGVEPDHIYFDKFTPAVR